From Lemur catta isolate mLemCat1 chromosome 21, mLemCat1.pri, whole genome shotgun sequence, a single genomic window includes:
- the HIP1R gene encoding huntingtin-interacting protein 1-related protein, whose protein sequence is MNSIKNVPARVLSRRPGHSLEAEREQFDKTQAISISKAINSQEAPVKEKHARRIILGTHHEKGAFTFWSYAIGLPLPSSSILSWKFCHVLHKVLRDGHPNVLHDCQRYRSNIREVGDLWGHLHDRYGQLVSVYTKLLLTKISFHLKHPQFPASLEVTDEVLEKAAGSDVNNIFQLTVEMFDYMDCELKLSESVFRQLNTAIAVSQMSSGQCRLAPLIQVTQDCSHLYHYTVKLLFKLHSCLPADTLQGHRDRFHEQFHSLRNFFRRASDMLYFKRLIQIPRLPEGPPNFLRASALAEHIKPVVVIPEETPEDEEPENLIEISTGPPAGEPAVVADLFDQTFGPPNGSLQDDRDLQIENLKREVETLRSELEKIKLEAQRYIAQLKGQVNALEAELEEQRKQKQKALVDNEQLRHELAQLRAAQLEGERSQSLREEAERKASATEARYNKLKEKHSELISTHAELLRKNADTAKQLTVTQQSQEEVARVKEQLAFQMEQVKRESELKLEEQSDQLEKLKRELEAKAGELARVQEVLSHTEQSGSELSSRLEVLRAEKDTLSGAVQQRQADLLAAQSLVREREAALSQEQQRGSRERGELQARLAEKELQEQGLRQKLLDEQFAVLRGAAAEAEAILRDAVSKLDDPLHLRCTSSPDYLVSRAQAALDSVSALEEGHAQYLTSLADASSLVAALTRFSHLAADTIVNGIATSHLAPTDLADRLIDTCRECGARALELVGQLQDQQALRRAQLGLLRAPLQGILRLGQELKPKSLDVRQEELGAMVDKEMAATSAAIEDAVRRIEDMMNQARHASSGVKLEVNERILNSCTDFMKAIRLLVMTSTSLQKEIVESGRGAATQQEFYAKNSRWTEGLISASKAVGWGATQLVESADRVVLHTGKYEELIVCSHEIAASTAQLVAASKVKADKHSPHLSRLQECSRAVNERAAAVVASTKSGQEQIEDKDTMDFSGLSLVKLKKQEMETQVRVLELETTLEAERMRLGELRKRHYALAGAGAIPTEESGQPSATPRSVTTKKPPLAQKPSVVPRQEHQLDKKDGIYQAQLVNY, encoded by the exons aTGAACAGCATCAAGAACGTGCCGGCGCGGGTGCTGAGCCGCAGGCCGGGCCACAGCCTGGAGGCCGAGCGCGAGCAGTTCGACAAGACCCAG GCCATCAGCATCAGCAAAGCCATCAACAGCCAGGAGGCCCCCGTGAAGGAGAAGCATGCACGGC GCATCATTCTGGGCACGCACCATGAGAAGGGGGCCTTCACCTTCTGGTCCTACGCCATCGGGCTGCCGCTGCCCAGCAGCTCCATCCTCAGCTGGAAGTTCTGCCACGTCCTGCACAAGGTCCTGCGGGACGGGCACCCCAAC GTGCTGCACGACTGCCAGCGGTACCGGAGCAACATCCGCGAGGTCGGAGACCTGTGG GGGCATCTGCACGACCGGTACGGACAGCTGGTGAGCGTCTACACCAAGCTGCTGCTGACCAAGATCTCCTTCCACCTCAAG CACCCCCAGTTCCCTGCGAGCCTGGAGGTGACAGATGAGGTGTTGGAGAAGGCGGCTGGCTCCGACGTCAACAACAT CTTCCAGCTCACCGTGGAGATGTTTGATTACATGGACTGTGAGCTGAAGCTTTCTGAGTCAG TTTTCCGGCAGCTCAACACAGCCATCGCCGTGTCCCAGATGTCCTCGGGCCAGTGCCGCCTGGCCCCGCTCATCCAGGTCACCCAGGACTGCAGCCACCTGTACCACTACACGGTGAAGCTGCTGTTCAAGCTGCACTCCT gtctCCCGGCGGACACCCTGCAAGGCCACAGGGACCGGTTCCACGAGCAGTTTCACAG CCTCAGGAACTTCTTCCGACGAGCCTCCGACATGCTCTACTTCAAGCGGCTCATCCAGATCCCCCGGCTGCCCGAG GGACCCCCCAACTTCCTACGGGCCTCCGCCCTGGCCGAGCACATCAAGCCTGTGGTGGTGATCCCAGAGGAGACCCCGGAGGACGAGGAGCCGGAGAACCTCATCGAGATCAGCACCGGGCCCCCGGCCGGAGAGCCAGCG GTGGTGGCTGACCTCTTTGATCAGACGTTTGGACCCCCCAATGGCTCCTTGCAGGACGACAG GGACCTCCAGATCGAGAACCTGAAGAGGGAGGTGGAGACGCTCCGCAGCGAGCTGGAGAAGATCAAGCTGGAg GCCCAGCGCTACATTGCGCAGCTGAAGGGCCAGGTGAACGCGCTGGAGGCCGAGCTGGAGGAGCAGCGGAAGCAGAAACAGAAGGCCCTGGTGGACAACGAGCAGCTCCGCCACGAGCTGGCCCAGCTGAGGGCGGCGCAGCTGGAGGGCGAGCGGAGCCAGAGCCTGCGCGAGGAGGCCGAGA GGAAGGCCAGTGCCACGGAGGCGCGCTACAACAAGCTGAAGGAGAAGCACAGCGAGCTCATCAGCACGCACGCGGAGCTGCTCCGGAAG AATGCAGACACAGCCAAGCAGCTGACGGTGACgcagcagagccaggaggagGTGGCACGGGTGAAGGAGCAGCTGGCCTTCCAGATGGAGCAGGTGAAACGGGAGTCCGAGCTGAAG CTGGAGGAGCAGAGCGACCAGCTGGAGAAGCTCAAGAGGGAGctggaggccaaggctggggagCTGGCCCGCGTGCAGGAGGTCCTGAGCCACACCGAGCAG AGCGGGTCGGAGCTGAGCTCGCGGCTGGAGGTGCTGCGCGCAGAGAAGGACACGCTGAGTGGGGCCGTGCAGCAGCGCCAGGCCGACCTGCTGGCGGCCCAGAGCCTGGTGCGCGAGAGGGAGGCGGCGCTGAGCCAGGAGCAGCAGCGCGGCTCCCGCGAGCGGGGCGAGCTCCAGGCGAGGCTGGCGGAGAAG GAGTTGCAGGAGCAGGGGCTGCGGCAGAAGCTGCTGGACGAGCAGTTTGCAGTGCTGAGGGGCGCTGCGGCCGAGGCGGAGGCCATCCTGCGGGACGCCGTGAGCAAGCTGGATGACCCCTTGCACCTGCGCTGCACCAGCTCTCCAG ACTACCTGGTGAGCAGGGCCCAGGCTGCCCTGGACTCCGTGAGTGCCCTGGAGGAGGGCCACGCCCAGTACCTCACCTCCTTGGCAG ATGCCTCCTCCCTGGTGGCAGCCCTGACCCGGTTTTCCCACCTGGCTGCGGACACCATCGTCAATGGCATTGCCACCTCCCACCTGGCCCCCACCGACCTTGCTGACC GCCTGATTGACACATGCAGGGAGTGCGGGGCCCGGGCGCTGGAGCTTGTGGGGCAGCTGCAGGACCAGCAGGCTCTGCGGCGGGCACAGCTGGGCCTGTTACGAGCTCCACTGCAGGGCATCCTTCGGCTGGGCCAG GAGCTAAAGCCCAAGAGCCTGGATGTGcggcaggaggagctgggggccATGGTGGACAAGGAGATGGCAGCCACGTCTGCGGCCATTGAAGATGCTGTGCGAAGGATCGAG GACATGATGAACCAGGCCCGCCACGCCAGCTCGGGGGTGAAGCTGGAAGTGAATGAGAG GATCCTCAACTCCTGCACGGACTTCATGAAG GCGATCCGGCTGCTGGTGATGACGTCCACCAGCCTGCAGAAGGAAATCGTGGAGAGCGGCAGG GGGGCAGCCACGCAGCAGGAATTCTATGCCAAGAACTCACGCTGGACCGAAGGCCTCATCTCAGCCTCCAAGGCAGTGGGCTGgggagccacacagctggt GGAGTCGGCTGACAGGGTGGTGCTTCACACGGGCAAGTACGAAGAGCTCATTGTCTGCTCCCATGAGATTGCGGCCAGCACTGCCCAGCTGGTGGCGGCCTCCAAG GTAAAGGCCGACAAGCACAGCCCCCACCTGAGCCGCCTGCAGGAATGCTCCCGCGCCGTCAACGAGAGGGCTGCCGCCGTGGTGGCCTCGACCAAGTCAGGCCAGGAGCAGATTGAAGACAAAG ACACCATGGACTTCTCTGGCCTGTCCCTCGTCAAGCTCAAGAAGCAGGAGATGGAGACTCAG GTGCGCGTCCTAGAGCTAGAGACAACACTGGAGGCCGAGCGCATGCGGCTTGGGGAGCTGCGGAAGCGGCACTACGCGCTGGCTGGGGCGGGGGCAATACCCACCGAGGAGTCTGGCCAGCCCAGCGCCACCCCTCGGAGTGTGACCACCAAGAAGCCACCCCTGGCCCAGAAGCCCAGCGTGGTCCCCAGACAGGAACACCAG CTCGACAAAAAGGATGGCATCTACCAGGCTCAACTCGTGAACTACTAG